In the Salvelinus fontinalis isolate EN_2023a chromosome 34, ASM2944872v1, whole genome shotgun sequence genome, one interval contains:
- the LOC129833929 gene encoding histidine-rich glycoprotein-like, producing the protein MPPGCREETGPCHQAVGRKQGHATRLYGVPYEIHYGNHYGNHYGNHYENHYGNHYGNHYENHYGNHYENHYENHYENPYGNHYENHYGNHYENHYGNPYGNHYENHYGNHYGNPYGNPYENHYENPYGNPYGNHYENPYGNHYGNPYGNPYGNHYEKPYGNPYGNPYGNPYENHYENPYGNHYGNHYENPYGNPYENPYGNRYENHYGNHYGNHYGNHYGNPFENHYGNHYGNHYGNHYGNPFENHYGNHYGNHYENHYGNHYGNHYGNHYGNHYGNPFENHYGNHYGNHYENHYENHYGNPLENHYGNHYGNHYGNTMRTTMGTP; encoded by the coding sequence tgccctatGAGATCCACTATGGGAACCACTATGGGAACCACTATGGGAACCACTATGAGAACCACTATGGGAACCACTATGGGAACCACTATGAGAACCACTATGGGAACCACTATGAGAACCACTATGAGAACCACTATGAGAACCCCTATGGGAACCACTATGAGAACCACTATGGAAACCACTATGAGAACCACTATGGGAACCCCTATGGGAACCACTATGAGAACCACTATGGAAACCACTATGGGAACCCCTATGGGAACCCCTATGAGAACCACTATGAGAACCCCTATGGGAACCCCTATGGGAACCACTATGAGAACCCCTATGGAAACCACTATGGGAACCCCTATGGGAACCCCTATGGAAACCACTATGAGAAGCCCTATGGGAACCCCTATGGGAACCCCTATGGGAACCCCTATGAGAACCACTATGAGAACCCCTATGGGAACCACTATGGGAACCACTATGAGAACCCCTATGGGAACCCCTATGAGAACCCCTATGGAAACCGCTATGAGAACCACTATGGGAACCACTATGGGAACCACTATGGGAACCACTATGGGAACCCCTTTGAGAACCACTATGGGAACCACTATGGGAACCACTATGGGAACCACTATGGGAACCCCTTTGAGAACCACTATGGGAACCACTATGGGAACCACTATGAGAATCACTATGGGAACCACTATGGGAACCACTATGGGAACCACTATGGGAACCACTATGGGAACCCATTTGAGAACCACTATGGGAACCACTATGGGAACCACTATGAGAACCACTATGAGAACCACTATGGGAACCCCCTTGAGAACCACTATGGGAACCACTATGGGAACCACTATGGGAACACCATGAGAACCACTATGGGAACACCATGA